In Chloroflexota bacterium, one DNA window encodes the following:
- the secF gene encoding protein translocase subunit SecF: MFDIVGRRGWWYLVSTVLLAPGVVALLTGGLKPGIDFTGGTLLQVRVAAETTQEDVTSAAQGAGFPEAVVQMAGESDALLRVRAIDIDEKDDLLSGLGAATGPVEELGFSAIGPVVGEELTRAAVIAVAVASGLILLYVTWAFRGMQHSFRYGVAAIVALLHDALFVLGVFAILGHALNVQIDALFVTALLTVIGFSVNDSIVVFDRIRETNRDYVHLDDHERPGIASIINHSANQSLTRSLNTSFTALLVLLALLLLGGPTIRDFVLALSLGFAIGTYSSIFNAACLVASWENRDIPRLWRRVFPWRRASTA, translated from the coding sequence ATGTTTGACATCGTGGGACGCCGCGGCTGGTGGTACCTGGTGTCCACCGTGCTGCTGGCGCCGGGCGTCGTGGCGCTTCTGACCGGCGGCCTGAAGCCCGGCATCGACTTCACCGGCGGAACACTGCTGCAAGTGCGCGTTGCAGCGGAAACCACGCAAGAGGACGTCACGTCAGCCGCGCAAGGGGCCGGATTTCCCGAAGCCGTGGTCCAGATGGCGGGCGAGAGCGACGCATTGCTCCGCGTCCGCGCCATCGACATCGACGAAAAGGACGATCTGCTCAGCGGGCTCGGCGCGGCCACGGGGCCGGTCGAGGAGCTTGGCTTCTCAGCCATCGGTCCGGTCGTAGGTGAAGAGCTCACCCGAGCCGCCGTCATCGCGGTGGCCGTGGCGTCGGGACTGATTCTGCTCTACGTCACGTGGGCCTTCCGCGGCATGCAGCATTCGTTTCGCTACGGCGTGGCGGCGATCGTGGCGCTGCTGCACGATGCGCTGTTCGTGCTTGGTGTCTTCGCGATCCTGGGTCACGCGCTCAACGTGCAGATCGACGCACTGTTCGTGACCGCGCTGCTGACGGTGATCGGGTTCTCGGTCAACGACTCCATCGTCGTCTTCGACCGCATTCGAGAAACCAACCGTGACTACGTGCACCTGGACGACCACGAGCGCCCCGGCATCGCCAGCATCATCAACCACAGCGCCAACCAGAGCCTGACGCGGTCGCTCAACACCTCATTCACGGCGTTGCTGGTGCTGCTCGCCCTGCTGCTCCTGGGCGGGCCGACGATTCGCGACTTTGTGCTGGCGCTGTCTCTCGGCTTCGCCATCGGGACCTACTCGTCGATCTTCAACGCCGCCTGCCTGGTCGCTTCGTGGGAGAACCGCGACATTCCGCGACTATGGCGCCGGGTGTTCCCCTGGCGCCGCGCCTCGACGGCCTAG